From a single Bacillus gobiensis genomic region:
- a CDS encoding GNAT family N-acetyltransferase, translating into MQIVRLTEEKDILEAIKLSSYAFQNKVSEDRLEQVKRKYAGHDVFGSFENGKLLSKLHLISHESMIEETVMKMGGIAGVATWPEERRKGTVKKLLLHSLKTMRENQQAISFLHPFKISFYRKYGWEVAFYNKSYHLQSEHLKAIKPAGGYVNRLDETQATKVCGTIYDTYKKSANGLISRSSDYWKETVLKGYFNAVYYSEENEPLGYLIYDVEKKKMTVTEYVYLNREAQAGLWNFICQHDSMLDEVSMTVSETEDLDYRLDNPRIKQELHPYFMARIVDVKLFLELYPLRNNIDQSFLIRVHDEWAEWNHAVCSFDKHGVKLVNDDADSRILTVDIGSLTAFLLGARSARFLYETGKISGDKHEMERLDQTIQPKKTELKDFF; encoded by the coding sequence ATGCAGATCGTAAGGCTCACAGAAGAAAAAGATATTTTGGAAGCGATTAAACTATCTAGTTACGCCTTCCAAAATAAAGTTTCAGAGGACCGATTGGAACAGGTGAAAAGAAAATATGCCGGGCACGACGTGTTTGGATCGTTTGAAAACGGAAAGCTATTATCGAAACTTCATCTAATTTCACACGAATCAATGATCGAAGAAACGGTAATGAAAATGGGCGGAATCGCCGGCGTTGCGACGTGGCCTGAAGAAAGAAGGAAGGGGACTGTTAAAAAGCTTTTGCTCCATTCCTTAAAAACAATGAGAGAAAATCAGCAAGCCATCAGCTTTTTGCATCCTTTCAAAATTTCATTCTATCGAAAGTACGGCTGGGAAGTTGCATTTTATAATAAATCGTATCATTTACAATCAGAGCATCTTAAAGCAATAAAACCTGCAGGAGGGTATGTGAATAGGCTGGATGAAACACAAGCTACGAAGGTGTGCGGGACGATTTATGATACATATAAGAAATCGGCAAACGGGCTTATCAGCCGGAGCAGCGATTATTGGAAGGAAACCGTGCTAAAAGGTTATTTTAATGCGGTTTATTATTCTGAGGAGAACGAACCTCTCGGCTATCTGATTTACGATGTTGAAAAGAAAAAAATGACGGTTACAGAGTATGTTTACTTGAACAGAGAAGCGCAGGCCGGGTTATGGAATTTTATTTGCCAGCATGATTCCATGCTGGATGAGGTCTCAATGACTGTCAGTGAGACGGAGGACTTAGATTATCGATTGGATAATCCAAGAATCAAACAAGAGCTCCATCCATATTTTATGGCAAGAATCGTTGACGTTAAATTATTTCTTGAGCTTTACCCTCTTCGTAATAACATCGATCAATCCTTTTTGATTCGGGTCCATGATGAATGGGCAGAATGGAATCATGCAGTATGCTCATTTGATAAGCATGGGGTAAAGCTGGTCAACGATGATGCAGATAGTCGCATTCTAACCGTGGATATAGGATCTTTAACAGCCTTTTTGCTTGGAGCACGTTCCGCTCGTTTTTTATATGAAACAGGAAAGATAAGCGGCGACAAGCACGAGATGGAAAGACTCGATCAAACGATTCAGCCGAAAAAAACAGAATTAAAGGATTTCTTTTAA
- a CDS encoding spore morphogenesis/germination protein YwcE: MFFAYLMLASATPLFLWLENKKVALSSIPPIILMWIFFGFYMTSSLSPTGHTLMIALFAINVIVAHVAIFILYGLPLIKKYRRH; the protein is encoded by the coding sequence ATGTTTTTTGCTTATCTTATGTTGGCAAGTGCTACTCCATTATTTCTATGGCTTGAGAACAAGAAAGTGGCTCTCTCGTCCATTCCGCCGATTATTTTAATGTGGATCTTCTTTGGTTTTTATATGACTAGCAGCTTATCTCCTACAGGACATACTCTTATGATCGCACTCTTCGCCATTAACGTCATCGTAGCCCACGTTGCAATCTTCATTCTATACGGTCTTCCATTGATAAAAAAATACAGGCGGCATTAA
- the qoxD gene encoding cytochrome aa3 quinol oxidase subunit IV, which produces MAANSKTAEHNHFPWKHVIGFGMSIVLTLIAFAVVLWTDFSTPAKLWIIFGLALIQAAVQLFLFMHMSESDNGTIQVGNTLFGFFTAIAIVIGTIWIFAAHYHHGDNMDGHSPSQGEKPSEQNHHDH; this is translated from the coding sequence ATGGCAGCTAATAGCAAAACAGCTGAACACAATCACTTTCCTTGGAAGCATGTGATCGGGTTTGGAATGTCTATCGTTTTAACGTTAATCGCATTTGCAGTCGTACTTTGGACAGATTTTAGTACGCCGGCCAAGCTTTGGATTATATTTGGATTGGCACTTATCCAAGCTGCTGTCCAGCTGTTCCTGTTCATGCACATGAGTGAAAGCGACAACGGAACGATTCAAGTTGGCAATACGCTTTTTGGATTCTTTACAGCGATTGCGATTGTCATCGGAACGATCTGGATTTTCGCAGCTCACTATCATCATGGCGATAATATGGATGGCCACTCTCCTTCCCAGGGAGAAAAGCCTTCAGAACAAAACCATCACGATCATTAA
- the qoxC gene encoding cytochrome aa3 quinol oxidase subunit III → MEHAEQTNTNAPLEYQSEVGRLNILGFWIFLGAEIVLFSTLFATYFALRERTAGGILPSELFEPNLVMIMTFLLLTSSFTCGIAIHEMRRGSLKGVMIWMILTLLLGAGFVFYEITEFMHYVHEGATLSTSAFWSSFFVLLGTHGLHVSIGIFWIIGILLQTAKRGLTPKTSSKLFISSLYWHFLDVVWIFIFTAVYLIGMVNH, encoded by the coding sequence ATGGAGCATGCAGAACAAACCAATACCAATGCCCCTTTGGAATACCAGTCTGAAGTAGGCCGGTTAAATATTCTCGGGTTTTGGATTTTCCTTGGTGCTGAAATCGTGCTGTTCTCAACATTATTTGCGACCTACTTTGCTCTTCGGGAAAGAACAGCTGGCGGAATTTTACCAAGTGAGCTTTTTGAACCAAACCTTGTAATGATCATGACATTCCTGCTATTAACGAGCAGCTTCACCTGCGGAATTGCTATTCACGAGATGCGCAGAGGAAGTTTAAAAGGCGTAATGATTTGGATGATTCTCACTCTGCTATTGGGGGCAGGTTTTGTATTCTACGAGATTACGGAATTTATGCATTACGTGCATGAAGGAGCGACGTTATCTACAAGTGCTTTCTGGTCATCCTTCTTCGTCCTGTTAGGCACACACGGACTTCACGTATCGATCGGAATTTTTTGGATCATCGGGATTTTGCTGCAAACAGCGAAGCGGGGGTTGACACCTAAAACTTCTTCCAAGCTGTTCATCTCCAGCTTGTACTGGCACTTTTTAGACGTTGTTTGGATCTTTATCTTTACAGCCGTCTATCTCATAGGGATGGTGAATCACTAA